A genomic region of Planococcus kocurii contains the following coding sequences:
- a CDS encoding NAD(P)/FAD-dependent oxidoreductase, whose amino-acid sequence MEEREVFDITIIGGGPTGLFASFYGGMRKMKVKIIDSLPQLGGQLTELYPDKFIYDIGGFPKILAKDLVDNLVQQAKYGDPEICLEESVTAAERHGDHFVIQTDKGLHYTKVILLTAGVGAFQPRKLAVEGCEAFEGKSLHYGVKDLTVFSDKKVVVLGGGDSAVDWSMMLENVASHVTLSHRREKMTAHEANIDVLMASKVEVKKPFGVKELVGENGQVRELILIDKEGNEERLEVDHVICNYGNITSLGAIKEWGLEMDKNSVIVNSKMETSIPGIYAAGDIATYDGKVKLIAVGFGEAPTAINNAKSYLDPKSKVQPLHSTSVFK is encoded by the coding sequence ATGGAAGAACGCGAAGTTTTTGATATAACGATTATCGGCGGCGGGCCAACGGGCTTGTTTGCTTCCTTTTACGGCGGTATGCGCAAAATGAAAGTGAAAATTATCGACAGTTTGCCACAGCTTGGTGGTCAGCTGACTGAACTATATCCGGATAAATTCATTTACGATATTGGTGGATTTCCCAAAATATTAGCAAAAGATTTAGTGGACAATTTAGTTCAACAAGCAAAATATGGAGATCCTGAAATTTGTTTAGAGGAATCGGTAACAGCTGCTGAACGTCATGGTGATCATTTTGTGATTCAAACAGACAAAGGTCTTCATTACACAAAAGTAATTTTATTGACTGCTGGCGTTGGAGCATTCCAACCTCGCAAACTTGCAGTTGAAGGATGCGAAGCGTTCGAAGGGAAATCGCTGCATTACGGCGTAAAAGATTTAACGGTCTTCAGCGATAAAAAAGTAGTGGTTCTAGGCGGAGGCGATTCAGCAGTCGACTGGTCGATGATGCTTGAAAACGTCGCATCGCATGTAACGCTAAGCCACCGCAGAGAGAAAATGACTGCACACGAAGCAAACATTGATGTCTTAATGGCATCAAAAGTAGAGGTGAAAAAGCCATTTGGTGTCAAAGAGTTGGTCGGTGAAAATGGCCAGGTCCGTGAGCTTATACTGATTGATAAAGAGGGCAACGAAGAACGCCTTGAAGTCGATCATGTAATTTGTAACTACGGTAATATCACTTCTCTAGGTGCCATTAAAGAATGGGGTCTTGAGATGGATAAAAACTCCGTCATCGTTAATTCTAAGATGGAAACAAGTATTCCGGGTATTTATGCGGCAGGTGACATCGCCACGTACGATGGCAAAGTGAAATTAATCGCGGTAGGTTTCGGCGAAGCACCGACAGCCATCAACAACGCTAAGTCTTATTTGGATCCAAAATCGAAAGTTCAACCATTGCATAGTACGAGCGTTTTCAAATAA
- a CDS encoding peptidylprolyl isomerase: MAKKGHIHMENGEIIEFELFPNEAPNTVKNFEDLANSGFYNDVTFHRVIPGFVSQGGDPTGTGAGGSGKTIKCETQGNPRKHQAGSLSMAHAGKDTGSSQFFIVHAPQPHLDGVHTVFGQVTSGLETAKAMSNGDKMTKVHVFDEE; encoded by the coding sequence ATGGCGAAAAAAGGACACATCCACATGGAAAACGGCGAAATCATCGAATTCGAACTTTTCCCGAACGAAGCACCCAACACGGTTAAAAACTTTGAGGACCTTGCAAACTCAGGTTTCTACAATGACGTAACATTCCACCGCGTAATTCCTGGCTTTGTAAGCCAAGGCGGCGACCCAACTGGTACTGGTGCTGGCGGCAGCGGCAAAACAATCAAATGTGAAACTCAAGGCAACCCACGTAAGCACCAAGCAGGAAGCCTTTCAATGGCACATGCTGGTAAAGACACAGGTTCAAGCCAATTCTTTATCGTTCACGCACCACAACCGCATCTTGACGGCGTTCACACTGTTTTCGGCCAAGTGACTTCAGGACTTGAAACGGCTAAAGCAATGAGTAATGGCGATAAAATGACAAAAGTTCACGTTTTTGACGAAGAATAA
- a CDS encoding amino acid ABC transporter ATP-binding protein: MTMIRVENLKKSFGKLEVIKDMSTVVEEKEVICVIGPSGSGKSTFLRCLNRLEEITGGHVYIEETDITDPKVDINKIRQDVGMVFQQFNLFPHKSVLENVILAPMKVKKGDRKSAEKKAYELLDKVGLREKAKAYPGELSGGQKQRVAIARALAMDPKIMLFDEPTSALDPEMVGDVLDVMKQLAREGMTMVVVTHEMGFAAEMGDRVLFIDGGYIVEENVPKELFGNPQHERTKAFLSKVL; encoded by the coding sequence ATGACTATGATACGAGTAGAAAACTTAAAAAAATCATTCGGCAAGCTGGAAGTTATAAAAGATATGAGTACAGTTGTAGAAGAAAAAGAAGTTATTTGTGTCATTGGTCCTTCTGGTTCGGGAAAAAGCACCTTTCTTCGCTGCTTAAACCGACTAGAGGAAATTACAGGTGGTCATGTTTATATCGAAGAAACGGATATTACAGATCCGAAAGTAGATATCAATAAAATTCGTCAAGACGTCGGAATGGTGTTTCAGCAATTTAATCTGTTTCCTCACAAATCGGTTTTGGAAAACGTCATTCTAGCACCGATGAAAGTAAAAAAAGGGGACAGAAAATCCGCTGAGAAAAAGGCCTATGAATTGTTAGACAAAGTTGGACTTCGTGAAAAAGCGAAGGCGTATCCAGGCGAACTTTCCGGCGGTCAAAAGCAGCGTGTGGCAATTGCTCGCGCACTGGCAATGGATCCGAAAATCATGTTGTTTGATGAACCAACTTCAGCACTCGACCCGGAGATGGTAGGCGATGTGCTAGATGTTATGAAGCAACTAGCGCGCGAAGGGATGACCATGGTCGTTGTGACACATGAAATGGGGTTCGCCGCTGAAATGGGTGACCGCGTGTTGTTTATTGACGGAGGTTATATTGTTGAAGAAAACGTACCGAAAGAATTGTTCGGCAATCCACAACATGAGCGGACAAAAGCGTTTTTGAGTAAAGTATTGTAG
- a CDS encoding amino acid ABC transporter permease — MDTIVNAFPYLMEGLKVTLYIFAIAIVLGFLIGLIVALFRLAPLKILNWIAKIFVDAIRGTPFIVQLFFIYFGLNSLAFISLDNTTAGIVTVAINAGAYFSEIIRAGIQSIDKGQTEAARSLGLNSTQNMRYIILPQAFRRMLPTITNQAIISLKDTSLLSVIGVADLTQEGRIQASATFDAFNVYLILGIIYFVIIYLLSMLASYVERKFVLR, encoded by the coding sequence ATGGATACGATTGTTAATGCCTTTCCGTATTTAATGGAAGGTCTGAAAGTAACGTTATATATATTTGCGATTGCCATTGTCCTTGGATTTTTAATCGGTTTAATTGTTGCGTTGTTTAGACTGGCGCCGTTGAAAATTTTGAATTGGATTGCGAAAATTTTTGTTGATGCGATTCGCGGAACACCATTTATTGTCCAGTTATTCTTTATCTATTTCGGTTTGAACTCTTTAGCTTTTATTTCTTTGGATAATACGACTGCTGGTATTGTAACGGTAGCGATTAATGCAGGTGCTTACTTCTCAGAAATCATTCGTGCAGGTATTCAGTCGATTGATAAAGGACAGACAGAAGCTGCGCGGTCACTTGGATTGAATTCAACGCAAAATATGCGCTATATCATTTTGCCTCAAGCTTTCAGACGAATGCTGCCAACGATCACGAACCAAGCGATTATTTCATTGAAAGATACGTCTTTGCTATCGGTCATTGGGGTGGCAGATTTGACGCAAGAAGGACGTATTCAGGCCAGCGCCACATTTGATGCGTTTAATGTGTACTTAATCCTAGGAATTATATACTTCGTCATCATATACTTGCTCTCCATGCTGGCGAGCTATGTAGAAAGGAAGTTTGTTTTACGATGA
- a CDS encoding transporter substrate-binding domain-containing protein, giving the protein MKKWSLLVLLLAMMFVIAACGSDEAEEDATSDDGSSKAEKYTVGIDTTYPPFEFEVDGEYTGIDIDLITAIAENQGFEIEFSPMDFGGIIPALQADQLDVAIAGMSITDERKAVVDFSDPYFDAGLSLVVAEGNNEITSLDDLEGKTVAVKSGTTGAQFARDNEAKYGYTVAQFEDSPSMFQEVSNGNAAVLLEDYPVIAYAIAESGLALETVGDRLTGDQYGIAVLKGENAEVLEQINAGLQELRDSGKYDEILAKYIAE; this is encoded by the coding sequence ATGAAGAAATGGAGTCTTTTAGTACTATTGCTAGCAATGATGTTCGTCATTGCTGCCTGTGGATCGGATGAAGCTGAAGAAGATGCGACAAGTGATGACGGGAGCAGTAAAGCAGAAAAATACACAGTAGGAATCGACACAACTTATCCGCCATTCGAATTTGAAGTGGACGGAGAATATACAGGAATCGATATCGATTTGATTACAGCAATTGCTGAAAACCAAGGTTTTGAAATTGAATTCAGCCCTATGGACTTTGGTGGGATTATTCCTGCATTGCAAGCAGATCAATTGGACGTGGCGATTGCTGGTATGAGTATTACAGATGAGCGTAAAGCAGTAGTCGATTTTTCGGACCCTTACTTTGATGCAGGATTGTCTCTTGTTGTCGCAGAAGGTAATAATGAAATTACATCGTTAGACGATTTAGAAGGCAAAACAGTTGCTGTTAAGAGTGGAACAACTGGTGCTCAGTTTGCTCGCGATAACGAAGCAAAATATGGCTACACAGTAGCACAGTTCGAAGATAGCCCATCTATGTTCCAAGAAGTTTCAAACGGCAATGCAGCAGTATTGCTAGAAGATTACCCAGTTATTGCTTATGCAATTGCTGAAAGTGGACTTGCTTTAGAAACAGTAGGAGATCGTTTAACTGGAGATCAGTACGGAATTGCTGTATTAAAAGGGGAAAATGCAGAAGTTCTTGAGCAAATCAATGCAGGTCTTCAAGAGTTGCGTGATAGCGGTAAATACGATGAAATTTTAGCGAAGTATATTGCAGAATAA
- a CDS encoding AI-2E family transporter, whose product MWIKKPFFEYTTAILLVAITLFFLGKIDYIFEPLQIIVATIFAPILIGGLLYYLLRPFVKGLMRYVSKIIGIGIVFAIIILTLSTLLYFFGPVITNQVESLANLAPSKVEEVTEESNDLLADFKLGGVTGPEIKAGALNFLENLSESLLNNVMTILTTVMNVAIVLIVVPFVLFFLLKDDEKFIPHLTKYLPEEHKPEGEKLLKDVDRTLSAFIVGQAIVAAVVGTFMYIGYLIIGLDYALSLAIFAMFLIIVPFLGPLIGIIPALFVALMSGDIWMAVKVILVLLVVQQLEGNLVTPNIMSNRLNIHPLTIILLLMIAGALYGFIGILIAIPTYAVVKTLVHNFRLFNRLWKKRKVVNKEVI is encoded by the coding sequence TTGTGGATTAAAAAACCGTTTTTTGAATACACAACGGCAATCTTGCTCGTTGCCATTACTTTGTTCTTTTTAGGAAAGATCGATTATATTTTTGAGCCATTGCAAATCATCGTCGCAACTATTTTTGCTCCTATTTTAATCGGTGGACTTCTTTATTACCTACTGCGTCCATTTGTGAAGGGACTGATGCGTTATGTATCTAAAATTATAGGAATTGGAATCGTCTTTGCAATCATTATTTTAACTTTATCTACCTTGCTTTATTTCTTCGGTCCTGTCATCACCAATCAAGTCGAAAGTTTGGCGAACTTAGCGCCTTCAAAAGTTGAAGAAGTAACCGAGGAATCGAATGATTTACTGGCTGATTTTAAATTAGGTGGAGTTACAGGCCCGGAGATAAAAGCGGGAGCTTTGAACTTTTTGGAAAACCTTTCAGAAAGCTTATTAAATAATGTCATGACTATTTTAACGACAGTCATGAATGTTGCGATTGTGCTAATCGTTGTCCCTTTTGTTCTGTTCTTTCTATTAAAAGATGACGAAAAGTTTATTCCGCATTTGACAAAGTATTTGCCTGAGGAACATAAGCCGGAAGGCGAAAAACTATTGAAGGATGTTGATCGGACCCTTTCTGCATTTATTGTCGGTCAAGCGATTGTTGCTGCGGTTGTTGGGACTTTCATGTATATCGGCTATTTAATTATTGGATTGGATTATGCCCTTAGTTTAGCAATTTTTGCGATGTTCTTAATTATCGTTCCGTTTTTAGGTCCGCTGATTGGGATTATTCCTGCCCTGTTTGTCGCTTTAATGAGTGGCGATATATGGATGGCGGTAAAGGTGATTTTGGTTTTACTAGTCGTACAGCAGCTCGAAGGGAATTTGGTGACACCCAATATTATGAGCAACCGATTAAACATTCATCCGTTGACAATTATCTTGTTGCTAATGATTGCCGGCGCTTTGTATGGATTTATTGGCATTTTGATTGCTATTCCGACATATGCAGTAGTGAAAACGCTCGTTCATAACTTCCGACTATTTAACCGTTTGTGGAAAAAAAGGAAAGTTGTGAACAAAGAGGTCATTTAG
- a CDS encoding S-layer homology domain-containing protein yields the protein MKTLLSLIAAVILMFSSFLSPAKAIVLFDDVYASHPFAFEIAYLYEEGIINGYRDGTFRPNDPVTRAHAVAMIGRALNLDDTSRSTGFRDVSANNRFSGYIASAVEEGIVFGFPNNYFRPNWTVTRAQTVAMLDRAFYFPEAPANTFKDMSANHFAFDAVSRLAHQGVARGYSNNTFRPDVPVTRAQFSAFLARAIEPSFIPEKQELLMTANDILADLKAKKFSDVATYVSSTDGLTFCPYSGGCIDSGGVTFTKSQLPNFMKNSTNYLWGYQDGSGFEIKLTPAKYYSAYLMNATYTAKERYGQTIQPTTHEFIHQLYPQATIVEYYYPGTDRYGQMDWQSLNMVFEKNSSGDWQLIAIVNDRWTI from the coding sequence ATGAAGACTTTGTTGTCTTTAATTGCTGCTGTCATCCTGATGTTCAGTTCGTTTTTGTCTCCCGCCAAAGCGATTGTTTTGTTTGACGATGTGTATGCCAGCCACCCGTTCGCTTTTGAAATTGCTTACTTGTACGAAGAAGGAATCATCAACGGTTACCGTGATGGCACCTTCCGACCAAACGATCCTGTTACACGGGCCCACGCTGTCGCGATGATTGGACGTGCCTTAAATTTAGACGACACTTCCCGCTCGACCGGCTTTAGAGATGTATCTGCCAATAATCGGTTCTCAGGTTATATCGCTTCGGCCGTTGAAGAGGGAATCGTTTTCGGTTTCCCGAACAATTATTTCCGCCCAAACTGGACCGTCACTCGTGCCCAAACGGTTGCAATGCTTGACAGAGCCTTCTATTTCCCAGAAGCTCCGGCTAATACGTTTAAAGACATGAGTGCAAATCATTTTGCATTTGATGCCGTATCAAGACTTGCCCACCAAGGTGTTGCACGTGGCTATTCGAATAATACGTTCCGCCCCGATGTTCCAGTAACGCGCGCTCAATTTTCTGCATTTCTGGCACGCGCGATCGAGCCGTCTTTTATTCCTGAAAAACAGGAATTGCTTATGACAGCTAACGACATTTTGGCAGATCTGAAAGCCAAAAAATTTAGTGACGTGGCAACTTATGTGAGTTCAACAGACGGATTAACTTTCTGTCCTTACAGCGGTGGCTGCATCGATAGTGGTGGCGTCACTTTTACCAAATCCCAGTTACCTAACTTTATGAAAAACTCCACTAATTATCTATGGGGTTATCAAGATGGTAGCGGATTTGAAATCAAGTTGACACCAGCTAAGTATTACAGTGCGTACTTGATGAATGCGACCTACACCGCTAAAGAGCGATATGGGCAGACCATCCAACCAACTACACACGAGTTTATTCATCAGCTGTATCCTCAAGCAACGATTGTCGAATACTATTACCCAGGTACAGACCGGTATGGACAAATGGATTGGCAAAGCCTGAATATGGTATTTGAAAAGAACAGTAGTGGTGATTGGCAGTTAATAGCGATTGTCAACGATCGCTGGACAATCTAA
- a CDS encoding YaiI/YqxD family protein, protein MVNILIDADGCPVVGQTIDLAKKFRLPVVLICDTSHEMHREGAETITVSKGADAVDFVLVNRVKKGDIVVTQDYGLAAMVLAKRGIPIDQNGRVYSDENIEQLLHGRHVAKKIRQSGGRMKGPKKRQPEDNEKFQVALIKLLEQVSENEKMLGT, encoded by the coding sequence ATGGTCAACATTCTTATTGATGCAGACGGATGTCCGGTTGTTGGGCAGACCATCGATTTGGCTAAAAAATTTCGCTTGCCTGTTGTTTTGATTTGCGACACTTCCCATGAAATGCATCGAGAAGGAGCAGAGACAATTACCGTGTCAAAAGGAGCGGATGCTGTGGACTTTGTTCTCGTAAATCGTGTTAAAAAAGGGGATATTGTCGTCACTCAAGATTATGGACTTGCGGCAATGGTACTTGCCAAACGCGGAATTCCAATCGATCAAAATGGCCGTGTTTATTCAGATGAAAATATTGAACAGCTGCTCCACGGCCGTCATGTCGCCAAAAAAATTCGACAAAGTGGAGGCAGAATGAAAGGACCGAAAAAACGTCAGCCTGAAGATAATGAGAAATTTCAAGTGGCCCTAATCAAACTGCTAGAACAAGTCAGCGAAAATGAAAAAATGCTCGGGACATAA
- a CDS encoding DUF1836 domain-containing protein: MRKTTDVIGEMVFHNQILPEDIPKIDLYIDQVIQLFESSFVDSKRRSDEKILTKTMINNYAKGKLFYPVHNKKYSRDHIMLISLIYQMKSALSINDVKQVLTGINEKAEQKELDLEAFYRSYLALQQSNTEVFADALKHQTQEAADQVVEVKDSEELERVLLIASLVHTSNLYRRAAEKLVDEMVERVEK, translated from the coding sequence ATGAGAAAAACGACTGATGTCATCGGAGAGATGGTTTTCCATAATCAGATTTTGCCAGAAGATATCCCAAAGATTGACCTGTATATCGATCAGGTCATTCAATTGTTTGAATCGAGTTTTGTTGATTCTAAGCGCCGTTCCGATGAGAAAATCTTAACCAAAACGATGATTAACAATTATGCTAAAGGAAAATTATTTTATCCGGTTCACAACAAAAAATACAGCCGCGATCACATTATGTTGATTAGCTTGATTTATCAAATGAAAAGCGCTTTGTCGATCAATGACGTTAAGCAAGTGTTAACTGGAATTAATGAAAAGGCAGAACAAAAAGAATTAGATTTAGAGGCATTTTATCGCAGTTATTTAGCCCTTCAGCAAAGCAACACAGAGGTTTTTGCGGATGCCTTAAAACACCAAACACAAGAAGCTGCCGATCAAGTTGTAGAAGTTAAAGACTCCGAAGAATTGGAGCGCGTACTGCTAATTGCGTCACTCGTACACACCAGCAATCTTTACCGAAGAGCGGCTGAAAAACTGGTAGACGAGATGGTGGAAAGGGTGGAAAAATAA
- the trhA gene encoding PAQR family membrane homeostasis protein TrhA, which yields MSVYIREPFNALSHLAGAILSLVALLAMVIKTAYANEPVLHVVAVSIFGISLILLYTASTIYHSALSQPYIIAFLRKLDHSMIFALIAGSYAPFCLIALGGTLGWTLFSLVTILGLSGIFFKMVWFHSPRWLSTAIYIAMGWIIIFAVVPLADSLSLTGLLLLVAGGVSYTVGGVIYAIKPNFLSSKYLGFHEIFHLFILFGSLCHFLSVYFYVL from the coding sequence ATGTCCGTATATATCCGAGAACCGTTTAACGCCTTATCCCATTTAGCAGGAGCTATTTTATCATTAGTTGCACTTTTGGCAATGGTTATTAAAACTGCTTATGCCAATGAACCTGTTTTGCACGTAGTAGCTGTTTCTATTTTCGGCATTAGCTTAATTTTGTTGTATACAGCTTCTACCATTTATCATTCAGCTCTATCACAGCCTTATATTATTGCGTTTTTGCGAAAACTCGATCACTCGATGATTTTTGCTTTAATTGCAGGTTCCTACGCACCCTTTTGTTTAATCGCTCTTGGCGGAACACTTGGCTGGACCTTATTTTCACTTGTCACTATTTTAGGGCTCAGCGGAATTTTCTTTAAAATGGTTTGGTTTCATTCTCCGAGATGGCTCTCCACGGCGATTTACATCGCCATGGGCTGGATCATCATTTTCGCTGTCGTTCCCTTGGCAGACAGCCTTTCTTTAACCGGATTGCTTTTGCTTGTTGCCGGTGGTGTTTCTTATACAGTCGGTGGTGTTATTTACGCAATAAAACCCAATTTTCTATCGTCTAAATACTTAGGTTTTCACGAGATTTTCCATCTTTTTATTCTCTTCGGCAGCCTTTGTCATTTCTTGTCTGTTTATTTTTACGTATTGTAA
- a CDS encoding MFS transporter, whose product MSEKRPIWTRSFINISVSTFFIFVVFYALLTYTPLYVLNDLGGTATDGGLAVTVFLLSAIVMRFFAGMILEKFGKKRILMISLFFFAVSTVLYIFVGSFTVLLWLRFFHGIWFSLLTTVAGAIAADIIPPERRGEGLGYYGIAMNLAVVVGPFIALTLQQYASAQTVFTTLAVIMVIGFFCAVVVKVDETPFAKQEKSKLSIDDFLEKKTVPIATVGFLISFAYASIITFISIYAESLGLLKAASFFFVVYAISMLIVRPISGRLFDTSGPKVVIIPSIIIFGIGLISLSFTESSWMLLLSGALIGLGYGTLLPSFQSLAIQAADKHRSGYATGTFFAFYDSGIAVGSVLLGLIAGIAGYSNLYLMLGLFVIVVVFYYMWIESKQQKQKTKKSAVYNTLK is encoded by the coding sequence ATGAGTGAAAAACGACCAATTTGGACGAGAAGCTTTATTAACATTTCTGTAAGCACATTTTTTATATTTGTCGTTTTTTATGCACTACTCACCTATACACCGCTGTATGTATTAAATGATTTAGGGGGTACAGCAACAGACGGAGGACTAGCAGTAACTGTATTCTTACTATCTGCAATTGTCATGCGCTTTTTTGCGGGCATGATTTTAGAGAAATTCGGAAAAAAACGAATCTTGATGATTTCGCTTTTCTTTTTTGCTGTGAGTACGGTGCTGTATATATTTGTTGGTAGCTTTACTGTGCTTTTGTGGCTCCGCTTTTTTCATGGCATTTGGTTTAGCTTACTGACCACTGTAGCAGGGGCAATCGCTGCAGACATTATTCCGCCAGAGCGGCGTGGTGAAGGGTTAGGTTATTACGGTATCGCTATGAATCTTGCTGTTGTGGTTGGTCCTTTTATTGCGTTGACTTTACAGCAATATGCATCAGCACAAACAGTTTTCACCACGTTAGCAGTAATTATGGTTATCGGGTTCTTTTGTGCAGTAGTCGTTAAAGTGGATGAAACACCGTTCGCAAAACAAGAAAAATCTAAGCTATCGATAGATGATTTTTTAGAGAAAAAAACGGTACCCATTGCGACAGTTGGATTTTTAATTTCGTTTGCGTATGCGAGCATCATCACATTTATTTCGATTTATGCTGAATCACTTGGACTTCTCAAAGCTGCCAGTTTTTTCTTTGTTGTTTACGCAATTTCAATGTTAATTGTTCGTCCGATTTCCGGGCGGCTATTCGACACCAGTGGACCAAAAGTTGTCATTATCCCATCTATCATCATCTTCGGAATAGGACTCATTTCACTAAGTTTTACGGAGAGTTCTTGGATGTTGTTACTATCAGGGGCGCTCATCGGTCTTGGATACGGAACCTTGCTTCCAAGTTTCCAAAGTTTAGCCATCCAAGCTGCAGATAAACACCGTAGCGGATATGCAACAGGAACGTTCTTTGCTTTTTATGATAGCGGAATCGCAGTTGGATCTGTACTGCTCGGATTAATCGCAGGAATTGCAGGGTATTCAAATCTCTACTTAATGCTCGGTCTTTTTGTAATCGTCGTTGTTTTTTACTATATGTGGATTGAATCGAAACAACAAAAGCAGAAAACTAAAAAATCAGCTGTCTATAATACTTTAAAATAA
- a CDS encoding MarR family winged helix-turn-helix transcriptional regulator: MKMMRKLLFHEIHQKARLSVKEVNDTLREFELYSSQWSILFCLKQFGSMTQKEIWQYLNVEAPTVTRTIVRLEESGWILRREGKDKRERIVQLSPFAEQKMSEIAERIGQTEKTLVSGLSDKEQDQLILLLKKIGTNNSGEKDVNNE, encoded by the coding sequence ATGAAAATGATGAGAAAATTACTGTTCCATGAAATTCATCAAAAAGCTCGTTTATCGGTTAAAGAAGTAAATGATACGTTGAGAGAATTTGAATTATATAGCTCGCAGTGGTCTATCTTGTTTTGCCTTAAACAGTTTGGTTCAATGACGCAAAAAGAAATTTGGCAATACTTAAATGTTGAAGCACCGACTGTTACGAGGACGATTGTACGTTTAGAAGAAAGTGGATGGATATTGAGGAGAGAAGGCAAAGACAAGCGCGAGCGAATTGTTCAACTTTCACCTTTTGCTGAACAAAAGATGTCAGAAATAGCAGAACGAATCGGGCAAACCGAGAAAACTTTAGTTTCGGGTCTTTCCGATAAAGAACAAGACCAGCTAATTCTTCTGTTGAAAAAAATAGGAACGAATAATTCTGGTGAAAAGGATGTAAACAATGAGTGA
- a CDS encoding acetyl-CoA hydrolase/transferase family protein yields the protein MGKKLMPQEVIDLIDSKADLIVPIANGEPIRLLDILEENAEQLDGVRIHQMLALRSRSYIQGDIEQLRHVSYFLSGATRKVYQQAKMELVPNNFHEVPRLLRKTTKMSMILTVASPMDEHGYFTLGTQADYIAEFIGKVPFILEVNDQMPRTFGRNQIHVSQIAGYVEHHAALSEEKVMEVSDKDLLIASSIIQDIQDGDTLQIGIGSVPNAVISMLKDHRHLGIHTEMLPDGVAKLVAAGAVDGTRKFTNSGKIVATFAFGSKNLYDFIDNNPAVEFLPVSVVNDPREIAKEKNIVSINSTTEVDLFGQCASETVGGKYYSSSGGQVDFARGVRFAENGKGYICMPSTAKDDTLSRIKLQLAPGSVVTTGKNDVDHIVTEYGVARLHGVSISERARRLAAIAHPKFREELLFDAKKHGFLI from the coding sequence ATGGGAAAAAAATTAATGCCACAAGAAGTTATCGATTTAATCGATTCCAAAGCAGATTTGATCGTTCCAATTGCTAATGGAGAGCCAATTCGCTTACTAGATATATTAGAGGAAAATGCAGAGCAATTGGATGGGGTAAGAATCCATCAAATGTTGGCATTGCGTTCACGTTCGTACATCCAAGGTGACATCGAGCAATTGCGGCATGTTTCGTATTTTTTGAGTGGTGCTACACGAAAAGTCTACCAGCAGGCAAAAATGGAACTTGTTCCAAACAACTTCCATGAAGTGCCGCGTTTGCTTCGGAAAACCACTAAAATGTCGATGATTTTAACAGTTGCTTCACCAATGGATGAACACGGCTATTTTACATTAGGAACTCAGGCCGATTACATTGCTGAGTTTATTGGTAAAGTGCCGTTTATCTTAGAAGTGAACGATCAAATGCCGCGTACATTTGGTCGCAACCAAATTCACGTCAGCCAAATCGCAGGCTATGTAGAGCATCATGCAGCTCTTTCAGAAGAAAAAGTGATGGAAGTAAGCGATAAAGATTTGTTGATTGCATCTTCCATCATTCAAGATATTCAAGATGGGGATACTTTGCAAATCGGAATCGGGTCTGTTCCTAATGCTGTTATTAGTATGCTAAAAGATCATCGACACTTGGGAATTCACACAGAAATGCTACCAGATGGTGTAGCAAAGCTGGTAGCTGCGGGTGCGGTAGATGGAACACGGAAATTTACGAATTCAGGAAAAATTGTAGCTACTTTTGCTTTTGGTTCTAAAAATTTATATGATTTTATCGATAATAATCCAGCAGTTGAATTTTTGCCGGTAAGTGTTGTTAATGATCCTAGAGAAATTGCTAAAGAAAAAAATATTGTATCGATAAACTCGACAACAGAAGTGGATTTGTTCGGTCAGTGTGCGTCTGAAACGGTAGGCGGCAAGTATTACTCGTCAAGTGGTGGCCAAGTAGATTTTGCTCGCGGCGTTCGATTTGCTGAAAATGGTAAGGGGTATATTTGCATGCCATCGACTGCGAAAGACGATACATTATCACGTATTAAGCTACAACTTGCTCCCGGATCGGTTGTCACTACGGGAAAAAATGATGTAGATCATATTGTTACAGAGTATGGGGTAGCTCGTCTGCATGGTGTTTCCATCTCAGAGCGGGCAAGGCGCTTAGCGGCAATTGCTCATCCTAAGTTTCGAGAAGAATTATTGTTCGACGCGAAAAAACATGGATTTTTAATTTAA